Proteins from one Victivallis lenta genomic window:
- a CDS encoding glycoside hydrolase family 99-like domain-containing protein, which yields MKKRPVVCAYYFPNWHVDPRNEAIHGGNWTEWRVTQHATPRFPGHEQPKIPLLGYGDEADPQVMAAKIRMAAEHGIDAFIFDWYYFFDGPYRERCIRDGFLGAPNCADLKFALMWANHDPIYAHPGSYRKPAEKLWSGDVDAETFRKCTDHCIRHYLNRPNYLRIDGGLYFSFFRVKALVEQLGGPAAARQLFDDFRFRAEKAGLGKLTLDGMASELARGDFDAGNRLIREIGLDCCSNYGWGKWGERFPDLSYADWFELNRDEDRSFTRGLEVPYNPVVPTGWDSSPRTVQSDMYDKRHYPFGTVITGNTPELFRAALRRTADYMAAEGTGGIVHIACWNEWTEGAYLEPDTQYGYGRLEAVREVFGLRSETVEAGEVAVCPM from the coding sequence ATGAAAAAGAGACCCGTTGTCTGCGCCTACTATTTTCCGAACTGGCACGTGGACCCGCGCAATGAAGCGATTCACGGCGGAAACTGGACCGAGTGGCGCGTGACGCAGCACGCCACGCCGCGTTTCCCCGGACATGAGCAGCCGAAAATTCCGCTGCTCGGTTATGGCGACGAGGCCGATCCGCAGGTCATGGCCGCGAAGATCAGGATGGCCGCCGAACACGGCATCGACGCGTTCATCTTCGACTGGTACTACTTCTTCGACGGCCCGTACCGCGAGCGCTGCATCCGCGACGGATTTCTCGGCGCTCCGAACTGCGCAGACCTGAAGTTCGCGCTGATGTGGGCGAACCACGACCCGATCTACGCGCATCCGGGCAGCTACCGGAAACCTGCGGAGAAACTCTGGAGCGGCGACGTCGACGCCGAGACCTTCCGCAAATGCACGGATCACTGCATCAGGCATTACCTGAACCGGCCGAATTATCTGCGGATCGACGGAGGGCTCTATTTCTCGTTTTTCCGGGTGAAGGCGCTGGTCGAACAGCTCGGCGGTCCGGCGGCCGCCCGGCAGCTCTTCGACGATTTCCGGTTCCGCGCCGAAAAAGCGGGACTCGGCAAGCTCACGCTCGACGGCATGGCCTCCGAGCTCGCCCGGGGCGATTTCGATGCCGGAAACCGCCTGATTCGCGAAATCGGGCTCGACTGCTGCAGCAACTACGGCTGGGGCAAGTGGGGCGAACGCTTTCCGGATCTCTCCTACGCCGACTGGTTCGAGCTGAACCGCGATGAGGACCGCAGTTTCACCCGCGGGCTCGAAGTTCCGTACAATCCGGTCGTGCCGACCGGCTGGGACAGCTCTCCGCGCACGGTTCAGTCCGACATGTACGACAAGCGGCATTATCCGTTCGGCACGGTCATCACCGGCAACACGCCGGAGCTCTTCAGGGCGGCCCTGCGGCGCACCGCCGATTACATGGCTGCCGAAGGCACCGGCGGGATCGTGCATATCGCCTGCTGGAACGAGTGGACCGAGGGAGCCTATCTCGAGCCGGATACACAGTACGGCTACGGCCGGCTGGAGGCGGTCCGGGAGGTGTTCGGGCTGCGTTCCGAAACCGTGGAAGCCGGAGAGGTGGCCGTATGTCCGATGTGA
- a CDS encoding prepilin-type N-terminal cleavage/methylation domain-containing protein, protein MKRKFTLIELLIVIAIIAILAAMLLPALNQARSRARSTQCVGNLKQLGTCLMVYSDSFDGHLLLPKCNNGVTTFQGTWLWILHHYILADNRAAQEVSDARPYRGTIFNCPADTYEAHASGGCSYGVNGFLQTPPGSGGNFDVSVIRRKKITAFRNPSATLLASDIGHFGGCVPHCLRGHMSALLNARERTRGGSFSLAISPDEAQLRHNGGSSLNVLYLGGNVKAASGGDMPLSGYENDKEKGFWKGL, encoded by the coding sequence ATGAAACGGAAATTTACCCTGATAGAACTTCTTATCGTAATTGCGATCATCGCGATTCTCGCCGCCATGCTGCTGCCTGCGCTGAACCAGGCGCGCAGCCGCGCCCGCAGCACGCAGTGCGTTGGAAATCTGAAGCAGCTCGGCACCTGCCTGATGGTTTACTCCGACTCTTTTGACGGCCATCTGCTGCTGCCGAAATGCAACAACGGCGTCACCACCTTTCAGGGAACCTGGCTCTGGATTCTTCACCATTACATTCTGGCGGACAATCGCGCGGCGCAGGAGGTCAGCGACGCCCGTCCCTATCGGGGAACGATCTTCAACTGTCCCGCGGACACCTACGAAGCCCATGCTTCCGGCGGCTGCTCGTACGGCGTCAACGGTTTTCTCCAGACGCCCCCGGGTTCCGGCGGCAATTTCGACGTTTCGGTGATCCGGCGGAAGAAGATCACGGCTTTCCGCAATCCGTCGGCCACGCTGCTGGCTTCCGATATCGGGCATTTCGGTGGCTGCGTTCCGCACTGTCTGCGCGGCCATATGAGCGCGCTGCTGAATGCCCGCGAACGCACCCGCGGAGGCTCCTTTTCGCTGGCGATCAGCCCCGACGAAGCGCAGCTCCGCCACAATGGCGGCAGTTCGCTGAACGTCCTCTATCTGGGCGGAAACGTAAAAGCCGCGTCCGGCGGAGACATGCCGTTAAGCGGATACGAGAACGACAAGGAAAAGGGCTTCTGGAAAGGCCTTTGA